The following proteins are encoded in a genomic region of Gavia stellata isolate bGavSte3 unplaced genomic scaffold, bGavSte3.hap2 HAP2_SCAFFOLD_44, whole genome shotgun sequence:
- the LOC132321758 gene encoding acrosin-like — translation GLRPMASQHGVSRVVGGTDAQPGAWPWIVSIQDPWKTGTGHTCGGSLISPQWVLTAAHCFIEARHITMWRVVVGATRLTQLGPEAQVRTIKRLLVHEHYSNITQRNDIALLELDQPVQCSYSIQLACVPDASLRVSELTTCYASGWGSTTARCEFPKRSTDVLQEAKVRLIDVNLCNSSGWYRGAIHTHNLCAGYAQGGIDTCQGDSGGPLVCKDNNADYFWLVGVTSWGKGCARARRPGVYTSTQHFYDWILAQMGLRPAVSATPTPQPGFTSSPFQRPRPIPTQLGTFTPCPFPVQRLVQFFTRVQELLQFLRGTKA, via the exons ggactccggcccatggcttctcagcACGGcgtgtcgcgcgtcgtgggtggcacagatgcccagccaggggcctggccctggatcgtcagcatccaggatccctggaaaacaggcacggggcatacatgcggagggtccctcatcagcccacagtgggtcctcacagcagcccactgcttcattgaggccag gcacatcaccatgtggcgcgtggtggtcggggccacccggttgactcagctgggccctgaggcccaagtgcgcactatcaagcggctactggttcacgagcactacagtaacatcacgcagaggaacgacatcgccctgctggaactggaccagcctgtgcagtgcagctactccatccagcttgcctgtgtgcccgacgcctcgctgagagtgtcagagctgacaacctgctacgccagcggctggggttccacgactgcaagatgtgagttcccaaaaa gatcaactgatgtcctgcaggaggccaaggtccgcctcattgatgtcaacctctgtaacagcagcgggtggtacagaggggccatccacacccacaacctgtgtgctggctacgcgcagggtggcatcgacacctgccag ggcgacagcggtggtcctctcgtctgcaaagataacaatgcagactacttctggctcgttggagtcaccagctgggggaaaggctgcgcgagagcaagacggcccggagtctacacctccacgcagcacttttacgactggatcctggcacagatgggactgcgcccagcagtatcggctactccaacgccacagccaggcttcacctcaagcccctttcagaggccgagaccgataccaactcaattGGGCacgtttacaccctgcccatttccagtccagaggctggtgcaattctttactcgggtgcaggagctcctgcagttcctaagggggacaaaggcctga
- the LOC132321760 gene encoding acrosin-like, protein GLRPMASQHGVSRVVGGTDAQPGAWPWIVSIQDPWKTGTGHTCGGSLISPQWVLTAAHCFIEARHITMWRVVVGATRLTQLGPEAQVRTIKRLLVHEHYSNITQRNDIALLELDQPVQCSYSIQLACVPDASLRVSELTTCYASGWGSTTARCEFPKRSTDVLQEAKVRLIDVNLCNSSGWYRGAIHTHNLCAGYAQGGIDTCQGDSGGPLVCKDNNADYFWLVGVTSWGKGCARARRPGVYTSTQHFYDWILAQMGLRPAVSATPTPQPGFTSSPFQRPRPIPTQLGTFTPCPFPLQRLVQFFTRVQELLQFLRGTKA, encoded by the exons ggactccggcccatggcttctcagcACGGcgtgtcgcgcgtcgtgggtggcacagatgcccagccaggggcctggccctggatcgtcagcatccaggatccctggaaaacaggcacggggcatacatgcggagggtccctcatcagcccacagtgggtcctcacagcagcccactgcttcattgaggccag gcacatcaccatgtggcgcgtggtggtcggggccacccggttgactcagctgggccctgaggcccaagtgcgcactatcaagcggctactggttcacgagcactacagtaacatcacgcagaggaacgacatcgccctgctggaactggaccagcctgtgcagtgcagctactccatccagcttgcctgtgtgcccgacgcctcgctgagagtgtcagagctgacaacctgctacgccagcggctggggttccacgactgcaagatgtgagttcccaaaaa gatcaactgatgtcctgcaggaggccaaggtccgcctcattgatgtcaacctctgtaacagcagtgggtggtacagaggggccatccacacccacaacctgtgtgctggctacgcgcagggtggcatcgacacctgccag ggcgacagcggtggtcctctcgtctgcaaagataacaatgcagactacttctggctcgttggagtcaccagctgggggaaaggctgcgcgagagcaagacggcccggagtctacacctccacgcagcacttttacgactggatcctggcacagatgggactgcgcccagcagtatcggctactccaacgccacagccaggcttcacctcaagcccctttcagaggccgagaccgataccaactcaattGGGCacgtttacaccctgcccatttccactccagaggctggtgcaattctttactcgggtgcaggagctcctgcagttcctaagggggacaaaggcctga